Proteins encoded within one genomic window of Flavobacterium sp. NG2:
- the surE gene encoding 5'/3'-nucleotidase SurE — translation MNNSRPLILVTNDDGISAPGIRTLIAVMSEIGDVVVVAPDKPQSAMGHAITINSTLYLNKTSKEGAEILEYSCSGTPVDCVKLGVNEILKKKPDLCVSGINHGSNSSINVIYSGTMSAAVEAGIEGIPAIGFSLLDYNWDANFEEIKPFIKKITIEVLEKKLPKDVVLNVNLPKLKRDEIKGIKICRQAKALWVEKFDKRTSPFGKEYYWLTGDFVNEDKGEDTDEWALSNGYISIVPVQFDLTAHHATQQLNTWNWNE, via the coding sequence ATGAATAATTCGAGACCTTTAATTTTAGTTACAAATGATGACGGGATATCAGCACCTGGAATAAGAACACTAATTGCTGTCATGTCCGAAATTGGAGACGTTGTAGTTGTTGCTCCAGACAAACCTCAGAGTGCTATGGGGCACGCTATCACAATCAACAGTACTTTGTATCTAAATAAAACATCAAAAGAAGGAGCAGAAATACTAGAATACAGCTGCTCTGGGACACCTGTAGACTGTGTAAAATTGGGAGTTAATGAAATTTTGAAAAAAAAACCAGACCTATGCGTTTCGGGCATCAATCACGGCTCCAATTCCTCGATAAACGTCATTTATTCAGGAACCATGAGTGCCGCTGTTGAAGCAGGTATCGAAGGCATTCCTGCTATTGGATTTTCGCTTTTGGACTACAATTGGGATGCTAATTTTGAAGAAATAAAACCATTTATCAAAAAAATAACAATTGAAGTTTTAGAAAAAAAACTCCCTAAAGATGTGGTTTTAAATGTCAATTTACCCAAATTAAAAAGAGACGAAATCAAGGGCATTAAAATTTGCCGTCAAGCCAAAGCTTTATGGGTAGAGAAGTTTGACAAACGTACTTCTCCTTTTGGTAAGGAATACTACTGGCTCACTGGTGATTTTGTAAACGAAGACAAAGGCGAAGACACTGACGAATGGGCCTTATCCAATGGCTACATCTCTATTGTACCCGTACAATTTGATTTGACTGCTCATCATGCCACACAACAATTAAACACTTGGAACTGGAATGAATAA
- a CDS encoding carboxy terminal-processing peptidase, giving the protein MNAIINFMKRHYKILLTIVVLSVTLFAFNIKSKNESDPDKDRLLLELLTFVIEKGHYSPAAIDDSFSKGVYKDYIQALDPSKRFFLQSDIDEFSKYETQIDDQILNKDLTFFSLTYERLMKRMEESKKLYQAILEVPFDFTIDESFNTDYEKAPYAKNEIELKERWRKQIKLSTLSSLTDRIKIQENKAKGIVEEAKSEDEVEDGQLSIEEAPKTVQKPVTKDHEKLKSFAELEKETRESSKKSLDEYFGFMKDLNRNDWFSVYINSITARFDPHTNYFAPDEKERFDVSMSGKLEGIGARLQKKNDFTEISELISGGPAWRGKKLEAGDVIMKVAQGDGEPVDVVGMRLDDVVKKIKGPKGSEVRLTVKKVDGTITVISIIRDIVEIEETYVKSSIVTKNGLKYGVIYLPKFYIDFENKNGRDAGKDIALEVDRLKKVGIDGIVLDVRDDGGGSLSTVVDIAGLFIDEGPIVQIKSAGRKKEVLYDRDNKIEWDGPLVIMVNNFSASASEILAAAIQDYKRGVIIGSKQTYGKGTVQNVIDLNQFVRNSSVGDLGALKTTTQKFYRINGGSTQLEGVSSDVVMPDRYAYLKMGERDVENAMPWDKIDAAVYKVWDKNENFNKAITNSRNRIATSENFKLIDENAKWIDSRSADNTYSLNLDKFRAAQKEIEEKAKKYKPISQYKNNLEFYSLPYEVEQTNKDVVLKEKRERWHEALSKDIYVEEALNVLDDLQTKPISKKNVSSKKDKLVKS; this is encoded by the coding sequence ATGAATGCTATAATTAACTTTATGAAAAGACATTATAAAATACTTCTTACAATTGTCGTGCTTTCAGTGACGTTGTTTGCCTTTAATATTAAATCTAAAAACGAATCTGATCCTGATAAAGACAGGTTGCTTTTGGAATTGTTAACATTTGTGATTGAAAAAGGACATTATAGTCCAGCTGCCATAGATGATAGCTTTTCAAAAGGAGTTTATAAAGATTATATTCAAGCTTTGGATCCCTCTAAACGTTTTTTTCTACAATCAGATATTGATGAGTTTTCTAAATATGAAACACAAATAGACGACCAAATACTAAACAAAGATTTAACTTTTTTTAGTTTGACTTATGAGCGTTTGATGAAGCGTATGGAGGAGAGCAAGAAATTGTATCAAGCAATTTTGGAGGTACCTTTTGATTTTACAATTGATGAAAGCTTTAATACAGATTACGAAAAGGCACCTTATGCAAAAAACGAAATTGAGCTTAAGGAAAGATGGCGCAAGCAAATTAAATTATCTACACTTTCATCATTGACTGATAGAATAAAGATTCAAGAAAACAAAGCCAAAGGAATTGTTGAGGAAGCAAAGTCAGAAGATGAAGTAGAGGATGGACAGTTATCAATTGAAGAAGCGCCAAAAACGGTACAAAAACCAGTAACAAAAGACCATGAAAAACTTAAAAGTTTCGCGGAATTAGAGAAAGAAACTAGAGAAAGTTCTAAAAAATCTTTAGACGAATATTTTGGTTTCATGAAGGATTTGAATCGAAATGATTGGTTTTCGGTTTATATCAACTCGATTACGGCTCGTTTTGATCCACATACAAATTATTTTGCTCCTGATGAAAAAGAGCGTTTTGATGTAAGTATGAGTGGAAAGCTTGAGGGTATTGGTGCTAGACTACAAAAGAAAAATGATTTCACTGAGATTTCTGAATTGATATCAGGAGGTCCAGCTTGGAGAGGGAAAAAATTAGAGGCTGGTGATGTTATTATGAAAGTTGCTCAAGGTGATGGAGAGCCTGTTGATGTTGTAGGAATGCGTTTGGACGATGTCGTTAAAAAAATAAAAGGGCCAAAAGGTTCTGAAGTTCGTTTGACGGTAAAGAAAGTGGATGGTACAATTACGGTTATTTCAATCATAAGAGATATTGTTGAAATTGAGGAAACCTATGTTAAATCTAGTATCGTTACTAAGAACGGTCTTAAATACGGTGTAATATATTTGCCTAAATTTTATATTGACTTTGAAAACAAAAACGGTAGAGATGCTGGTAAAGATATCGCACTAGAAGTTGATAGATTGAAAAAGGTAGGAATTGACGGAATTGTTCTTGATGTTCGTGATGATGGAGGTGGTTCATTGTCAACAGTTGTTGATATAGCGGGGTTATTTATAGATGAAGGACCAATAGTTCAAATCAAATCGGCTGGTAGAAAAAAAGAAGTGTTATACGATAGAGATAATAAAATTGAATGGGATGGACCTTTAGTGATTATGGTCAATAATTTTTCAGCTTCAGCTTCTGAAATTTTGGCAGCAGCTATTCAAGATTATAAAAGAGGTGTCATTATTGGTAGCAAGCAAACATATGGTAAGGGTACTGTTCAAAATGTGATAGATTTAAATCAGTTTGTACGTAATAGTTCTGTTGGTGACCTAGGGGCATTGAAAACAACTACTCAAAAGTTTTATAGAATTAATGGGGGGTCTACTCAATTGGAAGGAGTGAGCAGTGATGTGGTTATGCCTGATAGATATGCTTATCTTAAGATGGGTGAGCGTGATGTTGAAAACGCCATGCCATGGGATAAAATCGATGCTGCGGTATATAAAGTTTGGGATAAGAATGAAAATTTCAATAAGGCTATTACAAATAGTAGAAACCGTATTGCAACTAGTGAAAATTTCAAGTTAATTGATGAAAACGCTAAATGGATTGATAGTCGCTCTGCAGATAATACTTATAGTTTGAATTTGGATAAATTTAGAGCAGCTCAAAAAGAGATTGAGGAAAAAGCTAAAAAGTACAAGCCTATATCTCAGTATAAGAACAATTTAGAGTTTTATTCATTGCCTTATGAAGTTGAGCAGACAAACAAGGATGTAGTCTTGAAGGAGAAAAGAGAAAGATGGCATGAAGCATTGTCCAAAGATATTTATGTTGAAGAAGCATTAAATGTATTGGATGATTTGCAAACAAAACCCATTTCTAAAAAAAATGTAAGTTCGAAAAAAGATAAATTAGTAAAATCATAA
- a CDS encoding DNA/RNA non-specific endonuclease yields the protein MNNITESIFALTLQKICLIFWSVFSFTFLYSCKSETKTKVVANSIEDFQAVDLGKEKSWTYFLPKKNTNQLVHHQYYSLSYNEKAEQAEWVAYELKKEYVKNNDFKRPYFIEDPKVVTQSADWRNYKNSGYDKGHLCPAGDMEFDLKAYNDTFYTSNISPQNHEFNSGIWNRLEQKVRFWAQKYDGVVVITGGVLKNTSETIGNEKVVVPNYFYKIIFENELGKHKMIAFLMPAVKSNKALYEYVVPVDSIEKITGIDFFPNLDDKIENSLEKSTDYKSWIFN from the coding sequence ATGAATAATATAACCGAATCAATATTCGCTTTGACGCTCCAAAAAATCTGCCTGATTTTTTGGAGCGTTTTTAGTTTTACATTTTTATATTCTTGTAAAAGTGAAACTAAAACTAAGGTCGTTGCCAATTCAATTGAAGACTTTCAAGCGGTAGATTTAGGTAAAGAGAAGAGTTGGACCTATTTTTTACCCAAAAAAAATACGAATCAACTAGTGCATCATCAATATTATAGTTTGTCATATAATGAGAAAGCAGAACAAGCAGAATGGGTTGCATATGAGTTGAAAAAGGAATATGTGAAAAATAATGATTTTAAAAGGCCTTATTTTATCGAAGATCCCAAAGTTGTAACTCAATCAGCTGATTGGAGGAATTATAAAAATTCAGGTTATGATAAAGGTCATCTCTGTCCAGCGGGTGATATGGAGTTTGATTTAAAGGCTTATAACGACACTTTTTATACTTCAAATATTTCACCTCAAAACCACGAATTTAATTCTGGAATTTGGAATAGGTTAGAGCAAAAAGTTCGATTTTGGGCTCAAAAATATGATGGTGTTGTCGTAATTACTGGTGGTGTATTAAAGAATACATCGGAAACTATTGGTAATGAAAAGGTAGTTGTGCCAAATTACTTTTATAAAATTATTTTTGAAAATGAGTTAGGCAAGCATAAGATGATTGCCTTTTTGATGCCAGCAGTTAAAAGCAATAAAGCCCTTTATGAATATGTAGTTCCAGTTGATAGTATCGAAAAAATAACAGGAATTGACTTCTTTCCAAATTTAGATGATAAAATTGAAAACAGCCTAGAGAAAAGTACAGATTATAAATCTTGGATTTTTAATTAA
- the rodA gene encoding rod shape-determining protein RodA, with protein MKNQSLTSNIDWISIIIYSLLVIMGWLNIYSSSLSSMEGTSEKQLLFIILTIPLIFILLYVDGKLYEKYASLIYVIGLLSLAGLFVFGKTIKGQANWYSFGSFGIQPSEFVKTATALALAKYLSDAQINLKDTNRQIQVLGILGLPIMLIVPHDPGSALIYCFLIIVLYREGLPAWYIWTGFIAIVLFVMTLILEPQYVILIALLAIILVYFKSRLGDRNIVLSSIIFILISGFVLSVSYVFENVFKQHHRDRFNILLGKTVDMKGIGYNTNQSEIAVGSGGWFGKGFLEGTQTKGGFVPEQHTDYIFTTVGEEWGFVGSLFVIIMFVCLLLRIIYLAERQKTKFSRVYGYCVASILFIHFFVNIAMVLGIFPTIGVPLPFFSYGGSGLWGFTILLFVFIKMDANKVNEW; from the coding sequence ATGAAAAATCAAAGTTTAACAAGCAATATTGACTGGATTTCCATAATCATCTATAGTTTATTAGTAATTATGGGATGGCTAAACATCTATTCTTCTTCGTTATCCTCTATGGAAGGAACTTCTGAAAAACAACTTCTTTTCATTATTTTAACAATACCCTTAATTTTCATTTTACTTTATGTAGACGGTAAATTGTACGAAAAATATGCTAGTTTGATTTATGTAATTGGATTATTATCGCTAGCAGGTTTATTTGTATTTGGTAAAACTATTAAAGGGCAAGCAAACTGGTATTCCTTTGGTTCCTTCGGAATACAACCTTCTGAATTTGTTAAAACTGCCACAGCATTAGCCTTAGCCAAATATTTGAGTGATGCCCAAATCAACCTAAAGGATACAAATAGGCAAATACAGGTTTTAGGCATTCTAGGCTTACCCATTATGCTTATTGTACCTCATGACCCTGGAAGTGCTTTAATCTATTGCTTTCTTATTATAGTATTGTATCGTGAAGGCTTACCTGCTTGGTATATTTGGACTGGATTTATTGCCATAGTATTGTTTGTTATGACCTTAATATTAGAACCTCAATATGTTATTCTTATTGCTTTATTGGCAATTATATTAGTCTATTTTAAATCCCGATTAGGCGATAGAAACATCGTTTTAAGCTCCATTATTTTTATTTTAATTTCTGGATTTGTATTATCTGTTAGTTACGTTTTTGAAAATGTTTTTAAACAACATCACCGAGACCGTTTCAATATATTATTAGGTAAAACTGTCGATATGAAAGGGATTGGTTATAATACAAATCAATCTGAAATTGCTGTTGGCTCCGGCGGCTGGTTTGGCAAAGGATTTCTTGAAGGAACACAGACAAAAGGAGGTTTTGTTCCCGAACAACATACTGATTATATATTTACTACTGTAGGTGAAGAATGGGGATTTGTTGGCTCATTATTTGTCATCATCATGTTTGTTTGTCTACTACTACGTATTATATACTTAGCAGAGCGTCAAAAAACGAAATTCAGCAGGGTTTATGGCTATTGTGTAGCAAGTATCCTATTTATCCACTTCTTTGTAAATATCGCAATGGTATTAGGGATATTCCCCACCATTGGAGTTCCTTTACCTTTCTTCTCGTATGGAGGATCTGGACTTTGGGGTTTTACAATTTTGCTTTTTGTTTTTATTAAAATGGATGCCAATAAAGTAAATGAGTGGTAA
- the mrdA gene encoding penicillin-binding protein 2 translates to MRKLLLPSLIIIAASLLVIRVFYLQVINDTFKLKSENNAIKIKYDYPERGYIFDRNGKLLVANQASYDIMVIPREMKNIDTLEFCHLLNITKEDFIEKVEKAKVYSPRLPSVFLPQLNKSEFAAFQEKIRKFEGFYFQKRSLRDYEVDFGANIFGFITQVNERIIEKNPYYKSGDLIGRQGVEESYEEILRGIKGVKYIQKDKYNREIGSYKDGKYDTIAVQGEDINLTIDAEIQKYGEQLMNNKRGGIVAIEPKTGEILALITAPSYDPSILVGRQRSKNYTLLYRDSIAKPLYDRGLLAEYPPGSPFKILTGLIALQEGVIDEQTTVMCHHGFSYARGRFMKCHGFGPHQLHNGMYNSCNAYFGTVYMRTINKYKSPPYAVDVWSKHVKSFGLGQFMGYDLPTGKRGKVPDSKTYKRMYPDWRWDSKTIVSNAIGQGEVLMTPIQLANMMAAVANEGYYYTPHIIKKIKGGTIDKKFTTKHYTTIDKKYFKPVISGLFDVYNLGTASSLRVEGIDICGKTGTAENFAKINGVRTKLEDHSIFVAFAPKDNPKIAIAVMVENGGFGATIAGPIASLMIEKYLRHKITRTDLEKRTLERSLQDRYAKLGGLSEAVKMQLRIKDSILKAKNTIPVVKKDTIKKTN, encoded by the coding sequence ATGAGAAAACTACTGCTGCCTTCATTAATTATCATTGCAGCATCATTGCTTGTAATTCGCGTATTTTATTTGCAAGTTATCAATGATACCTTCAAATTAAAATCAGAAAACAACGCGATAAAAATTAAATATGACTATCCTGAGAGAGGCTATATTTTTGATCGAAATGGTAAATTATTAGTAGCCAACCAAGCTTCTTATGATATCATGGTTATTCCTAGAGAAATGAAAAACATTGATACTCTAGAATTTTGTCACCTTTTAAACATTACCAAAGAAGATTTTATCGAAAAAGTTGAAAAAGCGAAGGTCTACAGTCCTAGACTCCCGTCCGTTTTTTTACCTCAATTAAACAAAAGTGAATTTGCCGCTTTTCAAGAAAAAATACGAAAATTTGAAGGTTTCTATTTTCAAAAACGTTCCTTACGTGATTACGAAGTTGACTTTGGAGCCAATATTTTTGGTTTTATTACCCAAGTAAACGAAAGAATCATTGAAAAAAATCCGTACTACAAAAGTGGAGATTTAATTGGACGACAAGGTGTTGAAGAATCTTATGAAGAAATTCTTCGAGGAATCAAAGGAGTAAAATACATCCAAAAAGACAAATACAATAGAGAAATCGGCTCATACAAAGATGGAAAATACGACACTATCGCTGTACAAGGTGAAGATATAAACCTAACCATTGATGCTGAAATTCAAAAATATGGCGAGCAATTAATGAACAACAAAAGAGGAGGTATTGTTGCCATAGAACCTAAAACTGGTGAAATATTGGCTTTAATTACAGCTCCATCTTACGACCCTTCCATCTTAGTAGGAAGACAACGTTCAAAAAATTACACCTTATTATATCGTGACTCTATCGCAAAACCACTCTATGACAGAGGACTTTTGGCTGAGTATCCTCCTGGATCACCTTTTAAGATCTTAACTGGTTTAATTGCGCTTCAAGAAGGTGTGATTGATGAGCAGACAACTGTAATGTGTCACCATGGTTTCAGCTATGCTAGAGGTAGATTCATGAAATGTCACGGTTTCGGACCACATCAATTACATAATGGTATGTACAATTCTTGTAACGCCTACTTTGGAACTGTTTATATGCGAACTATAAACAAATACAAGAGTCCACCTTATGCTGTTGATGTATGGAGCAAACATGTTAAAAGCTTTGGACTTGGGCAATTTATGGGATACGATCTACCAACTGGAAAAAGAGGAAAAGTCCCTGATTCAAAAACATATAAAAGAATGTACCCAGATTGGCGTTGGGATAGCAAAACAATTGTATCGAATGCCATTGGTCAAGGTGAGGTGCTGATGACTCCTATTCAATTAGCTAATATGATGGCGGCTGTAGCCAATGAAGGCTATTACTATACCCCTCATATCATCAAAAAAATCAAAGGGGGAACTATTGATAAAAAATTCACGACTAAGCACTATACTACAATTGACAAAAAGTACTTCAAACCAGTTATAAGTGGGTTATTTGATGTTTACAATTTAGGTACTGCTAGTTCCCTCCGTGTTGAAGGAATCGATATCTGTGGTAAAACAGGAACTGCTGAGAACTTTGCCAAAATTAATGGCGTCCGAACAAAACTAGAAGATCACTCTATCTTTGTCGCTTTTGCACCCAAAGACAATCCAAAAATCGCCATCGCTGTTATGGTTGAGAATGGAGGATTTGGAGCAACAATAGCGGGACCTATTGCCAGTTTAATGATTGAAAAATATCTAAGACACAAAATAACGCGAACAGATTTAGAAAAGAGAACTTTAGAAAGAAGTTTACAAGATCGATACGCTAAATTAGGTGGACTTTCAGAGGCCGTTAAAATGCAATTAAGAATTAAAGATTCTATTTTGAAAGCGAAAAACACTATTCCAGTTGTAAAAAAGGATACTATTAAGAAAACTAACTAG
- a CDS encoding rod shape-determining protein MreD produces MNSTLLVNVFRFILLLAVQIVIFNNMTFLGFIMPLPYILFILLYPVNGNKSGLLVASFLLGITMDFFSNSGGIHATACLILANFRPSIFKFSFGVSYEYQTIRINDSLTPERFSFILLAVLIHHTTLFILEAFQVSFIWDILLRTLLSALFTLISCIILIYLIKPVKR; encoded by the coding sequence ATGAATAGCACTTTGTTAGTCAATGTTTTTCGGTTTATATTATTATTAGCCGTTCAAATTGTTATTTTTAACAACATGACCTTTTTGGGATTTATCATGCCGCTTCCCTATATTTTGTTCATATTGTTATATCCTGTCAATGGAAATAAATCAGGTTTACTTGTCGCAAGTTTCTTATTGGGAATAACGATGGATTTTTTTTCAAATTCTGGTGGAATTCACGCTACAGCTTGTTTGATATTAGCCAACTTTAGACCCTCTATCTTCAAGTTTTCCTTTGGTGTAAGTTATGAATACCAAACCATCAGAATAAATGACTCCTTAACACCTGAGCGATTTTCATTCATATTATTAGCGGTATTAATACACCATACTACCCTGTTTATTCTTGAAGCTTTTCAAGTAAGTTTTATTTGGGACATCCTTCTTAGAACCTTATTAAGTGCCTTATTCACTCTTATTAGTTGTATTATTTTAATATACCTTATTAAGCCTGTAAAACGATGA
- the mreC gene encoding rod shape-determining protein MreC — translation MQQIFNFIFKNSNRLLFLLLLCISLLLTIQSHSYHKSRIISSANFLSGGVYEKMNNISEYLNLRTQNEALALENARLKSILFNTKDTTEIKKIENLKGVAPDDIVVSKVIHNVYNQHENYLTLNSGSLEGIKTDMGVINNLGIVGIVDKTSPNYSTVLSILNVRSQINAKIKKSNHFGSLVWNGKSTGFVQLIDVPRLASVRKGDTIVTGGQSVIFPENINIGTIDKIYIDNQTNYYTLNIKLFNDMTNLGHVYIIKSKNRDELNNLEKQNIKNE, via the coding sequence ATGCAGCAAATCTTTAATTTTATATTCAAAAACAGTAATCGACTACTGTTTTTGCTGTTATTATGCATTTCGTTATTGCTTACGATACAGTCGCACTCCTACCATAAAAGTAGAATCATTAGTTCAGCGAATTTTCTAAGTGGTGGTGTGTATGAAAAAATGAATAATATAAGCGAATATTTGAATTTAAGAACTCAAAATGAGGCTTTAGCTTTAGAAAACGCAAGGCTAAAAAGTATCTTATTTAACACAAAAGATACAACTGAGATTAAAAAAATAGAAAATCTTAAAGGTGTCGCTCCTGATGATATTGTAGTTTCAAAAGTCATCCACAACGTATATAATCAACACGAAAACTACCTGACATTAAACTCTGGTTCACTTGAGGGCATTAAGACTGACATGGGGGTAATAAACAATCTAGGAATCGTAGGTATCGTTGACAAAACCTCACCAAATTACTCGACAGTCCTAAGCATCCTGAATGTACGTTCACAGATAAATGCAAAAATCAAAAAATCAAACCATTTTGGTTCTTTAGTTTGGAATGGAAAAAGCACTGGTTTTGTCCAATTAATTGACGTTCCTAGATTAGCTTCAGTGAGAAAAGGTGACACTATCGTAACAGGAGGACAATCGGTAATTTTTCCTGAAAACATTAACATTGGAACGATTGACAAAATTTATATTGACAATCAAACGAATTACTACACATTAAACATCAAACTTTTCAATGACATGACCAATTTAGGCCATGTATACATTATAAAAAGTAAAAATAGAGACGAACTGAATAACCTAGAAAAACAAAATATAAAAAATGAATAG
- a CDS encoding rod shape-determining protein, with translation MGFFDFMTEDIAIDLGTANTLIIHNDKVVIDSPSIVARDRISGKIIAVGKEANLMQGKTHENIKTIRPLKDGVIADFDASEKMISMFIKSIPALKKRMFTPALRMVVCIPSGITEVEMRAVKESCERVNGKEVYLIHEPMAAAIGIGIDIMQPKGNMIVDIGGGTTEIAVIALGGIVCDKSVKIAGDVFTNDIVYYMRTQHNLFVGESTAEKIKIQIGAAIEDLETPPEDMSVQGRDLLTGKPKQVEVSYREIAKALDKSIQRIEDAVMETLSQTPPELAADIYNTGIYLAGGGSMLRGLDKRISQKTDLPVYIAEDPLRAVVRGTGMALKNIGRFKSILIK, from the coding sequence ATGGGATTTTTTGATTTCATGACCGAGGATATCGCGATAGACCTTGGTACCGCTAATACCTTAATTATCCATAACGACAAAGTTGTTATTGACAGTCCATCGATAGTTGCTAGAGATAGAATTTCAGGAAAAATTATCGCTGTTGGTAAAGAAGCCAATTTGATGCAAGGTAAAACACATGAAAACATTAAAACAATACGTCCTTTAAAAGATGGTGTAATTGCAGATTTTGATGCTTCAGAGAAAATGATAAGTATGTTCATCAAAAGCATACCAGCATTAAAGAAAAGAATGTTTACACCTGCCTTAAGAATGGTAGTTTGTATTCCTTCTGGTATTACTGAAGTGGAGATGAGAGCCGTTAAAGAATCTTGTGAGCGAGTAAATGGTAAAGAAGTTTACCTAATCCACGAACCAATGGCGGCAGCAATTGGTATTGGAATTGACATTATGCAACCAAAAGGGAATATGATTGTTGATATCGGTGGTGGAACAACTGAAATTGCAGTTATTGCTTTGGGAGGAATTGTATGTGATAAGTCTGTAAAAATTGCAGGAGATGTTTTCACAAATGATATCGTTTACTATATGCGTACACAACACAACCTTTTCGTTGGAGAAAGTACCGCTGAAAAAATAAAAATCCAAATAGGTGCAGCAATCGAAGACCTAGAGACTCCTCCTGAGGATATGTCTGTACAAGGTCGTGATTTGCTTACGGGTAAACCTAAACAAGTAGAAGTGTCTTATAGAGAAATCGCAAAAGCATTAGACAAATCAATTCAACGAATTGAAGATGCTGTAATGGAAACTCTATCTCAAACACCTCCTGAACTAGCAGCAGATATCTACAATACTGGTATTTACTTAGCAGGTGGAGGGTCTATGTTAAGAGGTCTAGATAAAAGAATCTCTCAAAAAACAGATTTACCAGTTTATATTGCAGAAGACCCATTAAGAGCAGTTGTTCGTGGTACGGGAATGGCACTTAAAAACATAGGTAGATTTAAAAGCATCTTAATTAAATAA